The genomic segment ATCCGCTCTTTTTTTATACTCGTTTGAGCCTATAATATCGCCGTAATCACTATACGCATTACCTGTAAGCGCACTCCAATAATGTGGGAAAGTATCGCCGTACAGTCGACATTTGCCGAACCAATAACCGTCCCAATGACGTATGGCGGTTTCATACAAATGACAGTCGGGCTGTAAGCCGTTAAAAAGTTCGAGTACATCAAGTTGAATTTTTGCGGCGTCAAGATACTTATTCTCATTTGTAACAATATATGTTTGAAGTAAAATGTTCGTCGCCGGTGCGACTATGCTCTGCTCATAATTTACTTCGTGTGCGGGATAATCAAGTGCTGTTTCGGCGATATAATCGGCATGTTTTTTAAACCACGCAATCATATTATCCGCCATATCGGTCATACCGCTTTCTCTCAAACACTCAACAAGTTTTACAATCGGCACTTCAATAGCATAAAAATGCTCACCGCCTTGGTTGTAAAAAAATAACATAATCTTATACGCAATTTCAAGCATATTTTTGTCCCTAAACAATTTGTAAAGTTCAATATAAAACAAGCTGAACCACGGATAATTGTAAAGGCGGGTAAAGGAATTATCGTAATTGTAGTCATTGAACACCTCGCCTGTTTCGATGCAAACAAGGTTGTTTTGTACGTATTTTATGTACTTTTTAAGACTATTTAAAAGCACTTCGTCATCGTGATTTTGCAGATATTTTGCAATAAGCACTCCCATACCGACACGCTCACGACCTCCGTTAAAGTCGTATTCACGATTATAATATATATGCTTTTCCTCATTGTCATAGATAAGATATGCACCGTCAAGCTTGCTTTTCGGATTGTTGTATTGCTGATTTTCAGCGATAAAATGACATCTGTTTTTAGCAAGTTCATCAAGACAAGGCAAGACCAAAATGTTGCAGTGAGTAACAACATCGTCAATATTTATCGAATATGAATACTTTCTCGGTGTATCGGCTTTTGTTGAAATGACAATTTTATTGTTTTCGATTTTGTAGTCAACAGATTTGTTATTTTCTCTGATTTGCAACTCAGAAAAATCAAAGTTAGGTGAAACGGTTATATTGATATTTTCACCGCTGAACAGTACGAAATTTTCAGCCGAAACATTGATAAAACGATTGCATAGTTGATTAACTTTGCTGTAAAAATCGTTTTTGCCGTTATGCCAAAATAATTTCCATTCAATCGTAAAACTTTCATTCGGCACAAGTGCGACAGGTGACGGGTGAAGAATAAAATCACCTCTGTCGTTGCTGATTTTTTCAAAATCACGCTCGACACTGTAACCTGAAAGACTTCCATCGGTCAGCGCAAGTCCGAGGTGTGGAGCTTCGCCACCCATTCTAAGACACATAACATACGAAATATTTTCGCCACACCAAATATGTGTGTGACATTTTGTCGTCATACACGCTTTAGCACCGCAGGTGTAATCATCATTAAAAGGCGTGTATATAGAAATATCTTTCAGTGACGTAAAAATGTCCTTGTCGGTGGTGTTTGTGAACGTGTATCGCTCTGTGATTATATCGTCTGATTGAGAGGAAGTCTTTTTTACGGAAATGCCTTTAGGGCATTTAACCGTACCCCATTCGGTGTTTCCCTCAATCCAATTCATTTTGTATTTATCGTTTGCGTTTATCAATTCTTTCATAAAATTAATCCTTTCTTTTATTATTAATATTTCCACATCTTTATCGCACGGCTTTGTTGCCTGAATTGATTAGGAGTGACTTCCTTCATATTCTTAAATACGCGGTTAAAATACTGACTGTTATCGTAACCGCACATTTTATAAATGTCGTGTATCGGAATTTTTGACTCGCATAAAAGCAGACATGCGCGTTGAATTTTGAGCGCATTTATATAGTGAGTAATCGTAATGCCTGTGTGTTCTTTGAATACACGGCAAAGATGACTTTTTGTTATGCCGAAATGCTCCGAAAGAGCGTCAAGTCCTTTGATTTCAAGGTAGTTTTTCTGTATGTAATTTCCGATTGTTGATAAATCGGAATCGAATGTGCGCTTGGCATTCGGATTGCTGAAAGGAATGTGCTTGTACAATATGTCAACTATTGCAAGCATACAGTCGTTACGCATATCAACGTTGTTGTAAGCAGTGAGCGAATATGTGCGGATAATCGGGAGTAAGTTGGGAGGGAGTGATATAAGTGGAGTTTTGAAACATTCCGTTATTTTGTCGTATTGCGATTTAGTAAAATGCTCTTTTATGTATGCGTCCGAAAATTCTATACATATTCCCGAAAAAGCACCATCCCCGAAACTTCTGTGCGGAGTTGAAGCAGAAATCATAAGTGCGTCACCTGTGCCGACTTTGTAAAGCACGTTACCTAAATACATACGCCGTTCACCGTTGCAGACAATATAAATTTCATACGCACCGTGCGATTCGTATATCGGATTGACGTTGCCTTGCTCTTTGTCCTCAATCCAAAAATAAATGTTGTCGGCAGTGTTGGATTGTAATACCTCCATAAATTTTCCGCTCCTTTCAAGATGTTTTTCGATATTTTGATTGTATATTATGATAATCAAATTTTCAATAGCAATATCACATTTCAGAGCAATAAATATCAAAATTGTTTCACTTTTAAAATGAAACAATTCTTGATTTACTTTAAATAAATGGTATAATTAAATTAATTATTTATTCGGAAAGGATTATGGTATTATGAAAGCAAAATTGACAAAGCCGCCTATGGGGTGGAACAGTTGGGATTGTTACGGTGCGAGCGTTACGGAGGAGGAAGTAAGACGTAATGCGGAGTATATGGCGAAAAATTTAAAGGAGTTCGGTTGGGAGTATGTGGTTGTTGACATACAGTGGTTTGAGCCGAACGCAAAAAGTGCGGATTACAACAAAAACGCATCGCTTATAATGGACGAGTATTCACGTCTTATGCCTGCGGTAAATCGTTTCCCGTCGGCAGAGGGCGGAAAGGGTTTTAAACCGCTTGCCGATTATGTGCACAGTCTTGGATTGAAATTCGGTATACATATTTTAAGAGGTATTCCGAAACAGGCGGTAAGACAGAACACAAAGATTTTGGGTACAACTCATACGGCGGCGGAAATAGCCGATTTCGGAAGTGTATGTGATTGGAACGGTGATATGTGCGGTGTTGATATGAGCCGTGACGGTGCACAGGAATATTATAATTCGATAATCAAAATGTACGCCGAATGGGGTGTTGATTTTATAAAGGTAGACGATATTGCAAGACCGTATCACAAGGCGGAAATTGAGGGGGTACAAAATGCGATACAGGCAAGCGGTCGTGATATAATTTTATCGCTTTCACCGGGTGAAGCACCGCTTAAAGAGGCAAAACATCTTAATGAATATGCACATATGTGGCGAATGACCGATGATTTTTGGGACGGTTGGGAACAGCTTAAAAAGATGTTTGACTATTGCCGTAATTGGTTTCCGTATGTGTGTGACGGCGGTTATCCCGACTGCGATATGTTGCCGCTTGGCAGAATAGGTATTCGTTCGCATGGCGGTGACAGAATGACTAATTTCACGCGTGACGAACAACGAATGATGATGACTCTTTGGAGTATGTTTCGTTCACCGTTGATGTTTGGCGGCGATATGGTGTATAACGATGAATTTACGCTGTCACTTATGACAAACAAAACGATTATCGAAATCGACCAAAACGGTTATGCAGGCAGAGAAGTTTACAGAAAAGGCAATGAAATCGTTTGGGCGGCAAACGGAAAAGACGGTAAATATTACGTTGCTCAATTCAATATCGGTGAAGAAGAAATTACCGCAAAAACCGATTTGGCGTTCGTGGGTATTATGCCGAACGAGAATGTAAAAATAACCGAAGTATGGGAAAATAAAAAGGCAGAACTAAACGATAATACAATCATTTCAACTGTTCCGCCGCACGGTGTGAAATTGTTTGAAATCGTGCTATAATAAGCATACGAAGTGTGCGATAATTGTACCTAACGCAATTCCGCCGATAATATCGGACGGATAGTGAACGTACAGATATAATCTTGAAAACGCAATGACACTTGCCAACAAAAATGCGGGATACGCAAACATTATATCAGTGTGCAACAAAACGGCTGCGGCAATGAATGATGACATAGTATGGCAAGACGGAAATGAATAGTCGTACGGTATCGGAATTAAAAGCGATACCGCACGGTTTATCCAACACGGACGAGGGCGGCAGATAATGTTTTTAAGTAAACAGTTGCCGATTAATACGCCCATAATAAGACCGACAAGTATGAGAATACCTGCTTGTCGGTATTTTTTATAACAGATTAATAGAAATGATATTGCTATCCAGACTATACCTCCGTCACCGAGTGATGAGAATTTTACCATTAACGAATCTAAGAATTTACAACGTAATTTATTTTGAATTAAGTCCAAAATCAGAAAATCAACTGTCTGTATCATAAAATCACACTTCTTTCTAAAATTCATTTGTTTTATAAGATGATTTTATCATACAAATGTAAAATCTGATAGCACATAAATCTAAAGAATTTTTAAAATTTTTATAAAGTGCGTTATTCTTGACAGCAAAATTTAACTAATATATAATGAGAATAAACAGCGAAAGGAGCGAGAAAAATGGGGTTTAGGACAACAAAATTAGGAGAGCGGGTATCGGTGGATACGAGGAAAATGTCAAACGGTGAAAGTGAACTTTTTGAATTTGACGAAGATACCAAGCCGTATTTTGTTGATTACACATTAACGGACTTTATTGTGAAAATGATAAATGAAAAACGTATAACAACGGCACAGATTGCGGATTTGAGTAATTTAGAGCCTAATTACATAAACAAACTGCGTATCGGGCAGATAAAGAAACCGTCACGAGATAAACTTTTGCAACTTGCGTTCGGATTATCGTTTACCGAAGACGAAACTCAACTGCTATTACGTTTGGCAGGACTTTGTGCATTGTATCCGAGATTTAAACGGGATTATATAATTATGACGTGTATAAGAGCAAACAAGAGTATTTGGGAATGTAATGACTATTTAATTGAAAACGGTGTAGATGGAGTGGTTACAGAAGAATAAAAATATTGACTTTTTATGTCAAAACAGGTATAATATTAATTAACTAAAACTATTTGGATATTCTATGCGATTAAGGGAGGTAAAAATGGGGGGCAAAAGGTCAATCATATCATTAATAATCGTCTGTCTTATAGGTTGTATGTTATGCGGCTGTGATAAAAAGCAGGATACAGAAAAAGAAATCGGCAAAAATGCACCTAAAATTGTGGTAGGCAGCGACAATTATCCGCCTTTCAATTATATAGACGAGAACGGAAAGCCGACAGGTATTGATGTTGATATTGCTACCGAGGCTTTTAAAAGATTGGGCTACCGTGTCGAATTTGTAAATATTGAATGGGAAGATAAAAAGAATTTAGTTGAAAACGGCGATATAGATTGTATTTGGGGCTGTTTTTCAATCAAAGGACGTGAGAACGATTATAAGTGGACAAAACCATATATGGTCAGCCGACAAGTGGTGGCGGTCAATAAAAGCAGTAATATATATTCTTTGAGTGACCTTGAAGGTAAAATTATTGCGGTTCAATCCACTACAAAGCCTGAGGAAATTTTTCTAAACCGTACCGACAGTAAAATTCCCGAAGTAAAAGAGGTGTTCAGCGTAGAGGACAGGGAGCAGATATACAAATACTTGGGAAAAGGGTATGTTGACGCGATTTCGGCACACGAAACGGCGATAAGACAATATATGCAGGATTATGATATGGATTACAGAATTTTAGACGAGAGCATATTTGTTACGGGAATCGGTGCGGCATTTGCTATAAATGACGATAGAGGAATTGAAGAAAAATTATCCGAAAAGTTTGATGAAATGCAGAAAGACGGCACAATGGAGATTATCGTAAGCAAATATCTTTCCAATGCCTATAAGTATTTGGAGGTGGACAGCCTTGAATGATAAAAAGTTTGAAAATGTCCGCAGCGGTAAAAGTTTTTGGTATAAAGAAATTATATTCGGAATTATTTTTTTGATAATTGTATTTGTCGGTTCTGCACAGGTCGACAAAAAAGCAGCTAAATCTCAAGTCAATTCTACTATAAGCTATGTTAAAACTCAATGCTCAATATATGCAAGATACAATGACGCAACGGAAACAAAAACGCTTATGAGAGTTATAGTAAATACGCAACAGGTAAATCGAGATATAGAGTTTTGCGGTTCGGAGCTTGATGTGGAAGCGTTGAAAAAATATGCGTCTGAACAACGTCTGACAGGTATTATAGTAATGGACGAAAACGGCAAAGTCGAAGAAGAGTGCAGCAGTGACGGATTAAATTCCGAAAGCTTGAAAAAATATATACAAAAAACTGCAGTGCTTGACGTTGCAAAATATCCGAAAAAGACTTATACGGCACATATTGATTTTGCTGACGGTTCGTATGTCAACTTAGCGTCACAGGGAAGAATTGATAAAACAGGTGTGATAGTTGGATTTCATCATACTAACGCTGAGTATGCAAAAAATTATAACCTTACTGTGCAAAGCTTACTTTCGGGATATGATACATATCGTGACGGAATAATCGCAATAACAGACGGACACAAAATAGTGGCGTCTAACGATGAAAGTATGGTAGGTAAAAACGTTAAAGAAAACGAGGTTGTCAGAAAACTGAGAAATAACGGTAAAATCGGCAAATTGGTTAGAGTACAGAATAAGTTTGAAGGCTATTACGGCAGTATGGATAAGAGCAGAGATTACTATATATATGTGTATCTGCCGGAATGTACGGTTTTTGAAATTGTACCGAGAAATATACTCTATGCGCTTGCAATGTATATAACATTGCTTATTATTATCCAACTTATCAAGCAGAGTTCGGAAAGAAAGTACCTTGTTGAACAGAATAAACGTGAGAAGGAATACAAGGAAAAGCTTATGGAATCAGCGAAAAAGGCAGAACAGGCAAACACTGCAAAGACGGAATTTTTACAGCGAATGAGCCACGATATTCGCACGCCGATAAACGGTATACGCGGTATGATAGAGCTTGCGGATTATTACAGTGATGATTTGCAAAAACAGGAGGAATGTCGTAAAAAGATATGGGACGCGTCCGGATTGTTGCTTGAATTGATTAATGAAGTACTTGATATGGGTAAACTTGAATCCGGCGAAATTCTTCTTGAAGAACGTGAATTTAATTTAAAAAAGTTGCTTGGTGACATTGTTAATGTGGTCGAGAAACAGTCGAAAGAACATCAGCTTGAAATTGTTCAATGCGATTATCAGATTGAACATTGGAACTTGATCGGAAGTCCTATACATATAAAGCGTATGCTTATGAACATATTGAGCAATGCCGTTAAGTATAACAGGTACAATGGCAAGATTATACTTGATTGCCGAGAGGTGAGTTGTATCGGTAATGTGGCGCTGATTGAATTTATTTGTAAGGATACAGGTATCGGAATGAGTAAGGAATTTCAGGAACATATTTTTGAGCCGTTCGCACAGGAATTTAACAGTGCAAGAAGTTCGTTCGGCGGTACCGGTCTTGGTATGCCGATTGCGAAAAGCCTTGTTGAAACAATGGGTGGCAATATTGAATTTGAAAGTGAAAAAAATGTCGGAACTACTTTCAGATTGAAAATTCCGTTTAAGATTGATGATTGCGTTCATATCGAAGAACCGACAGAGGAAGAACATAATGTTTCCATAGAGGGAGTACGCGTGCTTGTTGCGGAAGATAATGACCTTAATATGGAGATTACGGAATTTGTGCTTTCATCAGTCGGCGCGGTGGTAATAAAAGCGTCAAACGGTCAAGAGGCAATAGAGATTTTTGAAAAATCTGAAGTCGGAGAAATTGACATTATATTGATGGACGTTATGATGCCGGGCGTTGACGGATTGGCTGCAACACGAATTATACGCTCAATGAGCAGAGAGGACGCAAAGACAATACCGATTATCGCAATGACTGCAAATGCGTTTTCGGAGGATCGTCTCAGAGCTGTTGAGGCAGGTATGAATGAACATCTTGCAAAACCGCTTGAATCGACTGTTATTATTAAAACGATTGCGAAATATTTGAAAGAAGAATAATAAAAAAGCAGATACTGTGTTGTATCTGCTTTTTTGTACATTATATACAAATAATTCCAATAAAAACTGTATAAAAGGTAAAAATTAACAAATGAGTATTTACAAATTAAGTAATATATGCTATTATATATACAGATAACAGGTAAAGTTATCCAAAAAATACTTAAATTATTTAATTTACAAAGGAGTGTGTTTACTATGTTAAAGAAAATTGTTTCAGGAATGTTGGCAGCGGGAATGATGTTGGCGAGTGTATCGGCATTTGCCTGTGATTGCGGATCGGAGTACAAAAAAACTTATGAGTATCCATACATCGGAAATGACAAGCACCAGGTAGCATACCGCTGCAGTAATCCGAATTGCGATGATCCGTTTACATTGGTAGGAACATACGATTGTACATACGAGTGGGTTGAATATGAAAATCCGGATACATGGTCAATTTCGTGGGTTCAAATGTGTACTGTTTGCGGACATATTAAAGATTAAAACAAAATAAATGCCACATCGAGAGATGTGGCATTTTTGATTGCAGATAAAACCATAACTGTTTTATATACAATTTGATATATGCTTTAATGTACAAAATACGATTAAGATTTTTGCACACAATTAACAAATTTGCCGAAAGGACTTTATTTTTTGTCTAAAATGTAGTAAAATATTCCTTGTAGCGTTGTAGAACAGTAGTCTGTAAAAAACAGAACAAAATTTTTATGTAAAACGGAAGGACGGAGAAAAATGGAACAAAATTTACATCAAACGCAAACTGTTACAGTTATTGCACTTATAATCTTTGCATTAATAATGATTGCAATAGGTATATTCAGTGCAAGAAAGACGAAAACAATGGACGGATTTCTGCTTGGCGGCAGAAAAATCGGTGCATGGGTAAGTGCCTTTGCATACGGTACGTCATATTTTTCGGCAGTTATTTTTGTAGGCTATGCGGGACAGCATGGCTGGAACATCGGTTTGGGCAGTATTTGGATAGGCATAGGTAATGCGATATTCGGCTGTCTGCTTGCGTGGATGCTTTTGGCAAAACGTACACGAACGATGACACATACTTTAAAATCAAAAACTATGCCTGAATTTTTTGAAGGGCGATTTAATTCAACAAAGATGAAAGTCTTTGCCGCAATTATTATATTCGTATTCCTTGTACCGTACAGTGCGGCGGTTTATAAAGGACTCGGCTCAATGTTCACAACGATTTTCCCAACGGTATCGGTTAATACCTGGATGCTTGTTATAGCTGTTTTGACGGCGATTTATCTTGTTCTCGGCGGATATGTCGCAACGGCATACACCGATTTTGTACAAGGTATAATTATGATTGTCGGAGTATTTGCAATGGTAGTTGCTATTGTTAAAAATCCGAACGTAGGCGGTTTTTCACACTTCTTCTCAAATCTTGCGTCTGTTGCCGATAACGGTGACAAGATAACGGGCGCTCAGCTTACAAGCTGGTACGGCGGAGCAAATTGGAAATTCCTATGCGTAAATATTTTGCTTACAAGTTTCGGTACATGGGGACTTCCTCAAATGGTTAGCAAATATTATGCGGTTAAAGATATTAAATCAATTCATAAAGCGACTGTTATTTCAACAGTATTTGCACTTATAATCGGTGCGGGTGCATACTTTGTCGGCTCACTTTCAAGACTTGTTTTGAATAACCAACTACCTGAAGGCGGAGTTGATGCGGTTATTCCGAATACATTGCTTACAGCACTCGGTGACCCTAATATCGTAACAACAATCATTCTTGCGGTAATACTTATTCTTTTGTTGTCGGCGTCAATGTCAACGCTTTCATCAATAGTTTTGTCATCTGCATCGGCTATTTCGGTTGACTTAATTCCGGCAGTGAATAAGAATTACAGCGGAAAAAATCAAATGATTTTAACAAGAGCACTCTGTCTTTTGTTCGTTGCACTTTCATACATATTCGCAACGGGCAACATTACGATTATAGTAAATATTATGTCATTCAGTTGGGGCATAGTATCGGGCTGTTTTATCGGTCCTTACATATGGGGTATTTATTCAAAGAAAACAACAAAAGCAGGTGCCTGGGCAGGTATGATTCTTGGATTTTTGACTGTTGCGGTTACAACAATCGTGCTTACATCAATGAATAACGCAAGCTGTGATACTGTATACGAAGCATTCAAGCTTGCCGCAAAGAAAGCACCTGAAATGGGTGTTGCCGCAATGGCTGTGTCACTTGCAGCAGTGCCTGTTGTATCAATGTTTACAAAAAAATATGATGATAAATTCCTTGACGGAGTGTTTGCAAAGAACGCCGACGAGGATTAAAAAGGAGATATTATAAAAATGCCAATTACTGAACTACTTGAAAAAAACGCACAAATGTACGGTGATGAGGTAAGCCTTGTGGAGATTAACCCAAAGGCTATGGAACACGCAAAGGTTACATGGAGAGAATACTCTCTTATCGAAACAAACCCTATGGAGGCAGGTCGTACCGAGATAACTTGGAAAGAGTTTGACAAAAGGTCAAACCGATTTGCGAATTTGCTTCTAAGCCGTGGTATTAAAAAAGGCGACAAGGTTGCTATACTTCTTATGAACTGTCTTGAATGGCTGCCGATATACTTCGGTATATTGAAAGCCGGAGCAATCGCTGTGCCGTTAAATTACAGATATACGGCTGAAGAGATTAAGTATTGCCTTGAGCTTGCAGAGGCAGACGTGCTTGTGTTCGGTCCTGAATTTATCGGCAGAGTTGAGGAAATAAGCGACAGAATACCGGGCGTAAAGCAGACGTTTTATGTGGGTGCGGAATGCCCTACATTTGCGGAGAGCTATGACTATCTTGTTAAATTTATGCGCAGCATTAAGCCTGATGTTGAAATAACTGACGACGATAATGCCGCAATATATTTTTCATCGGGAACAACAGGTTTCCCGAAAGCGATTTTACACGCACACAGAAGTCTTGTTCATTCCGCAATTGTTGAACAAAAACATCACGGACAAACTCATGATGATGTGTTCTTGTGCATACCTCCGCTTTACCATACGGGTGCAAAAATGCACTGGTTCGGAAGTCTTATTTCGGGCGGTAAAGCCGTACTTCTAAAGGGTATAAAGCCTGAATGGATTTTACAGGCGGTGTCGGAAGAAGAATGTACAATAGTATGGCTTTTAGTGCCGTGGGCACAGGATATACTTGATGCGATTGAAAGCGGTGAAGTAAAACTTGACAAATACAAACTTGACCAATGGCGATTAATGCACATAGGTGCTCAACCTGTTCCGCCGAGTCTTATCAAGAGATGGAAGAAGTATTTCCCTAATCATCAGTATGATACAAACTACGGTCTTAGCGAATCAATCGGACCGGGTTGTGTACATCTTGGCGTTGAGAATATACATAAAGTCGGTGCAATCGGTAAAGCCGGTTACGGTTGGGAAGTTAAGATTGTCGATAAAGACGGCAATACCGTTAAGCAAGGCGAAGTCGGCGAACTTTGCGTAAAAGGTCCGGGCGTAATGCGTTGCTACTATAACGATAAAAAGGCTACCGATGAAGTGTTAAAGGACGGTTGGCTTTTGACGGGTGACGTTGCGAAAGAGGACGAGGACGGATTTATTTACCTTGTTGACAGAGCGAAAGACGTTATCATTTCGGGCGGTGAAAACTTGTATCCGGTACAGATTGAGGACTTTTTAAGAAAACATGATGCAATTAAGGACGTAGCCGTTATCGGTTTGCCTGATACAAGATTGGGCGAGATTGCGGCGGCAATTATTGAATTAAAGCCTGACCACGTCTGTACGGAGGCAGAAATCGAAGATTTCTGCAAAGAATTACCGAGATATAAAAGACCGCATAAGTTTATTTTTGCAGACGTTCCGAGAAATCCTACGGGTAAAATCGAAAAACCTAAACTTCGTGAAATTTATTGCGGTGAAAGCGTTGTCGCAAAACAAATTGAAAATTAATATTAATTCAAGAAAGGTGTCGCTATGACACCTTTTTTGTTGCAAAATTTTTGAGTTTGTATTATACTGTCTGTAAATAATATGTGAAAAAGATGTGAGTTATAATGGTGGATTATGAAATTAAATATACAAATCGAAAAACACTTGCGATATACATAACGAAAGAAGCAAGAGTGGAAGTGCGTTGTAACAAGCGTGTACGCAAAGCGGATATTGAACGGTTTATCTGTGAAAAAGAAAAGTGGATAAACGAAAAACTTGAATTAATGCGTAACAGAAAGAGCGTGTTGATTGGTAACGGAAGTAAGATTTTGTACTTGGGTAAAGAGTATGAAATTGTTGTTTCCGAAAGCAAAGAGGGTATGTATGACGATAAATTTTTTGTACATCCGAGCAGTGACAAAAGATACGTTTATATCGTTTTAGAGAAGTTTTATAAACAAAAAGCAAAAGAAATAATAGCCGAACGGCTGCACAAATATGAGCAGATTATGGGCTTGTATTCAACCAAATTCGGTATAACGTCCGCAAATACAAGATGGGGTTCGTGCAGCGGAAAGAACAGTATCAACTTCACTTGGAAACTTGTTATGGCGGATATTGATGTGATAGATTACGTTGTCGTGCACGAAATCGCACATATAAAAGAAAAAAATCACGGTAAGAATTTTTGGAACTTGGTCGGTAAATATTATCCGAATTATAAATCTGCAAGAGTGTATTTAAGAAATTTATCGGTAAGAATACAGCAAGATAACTGGATATAAAATTTTTTACAAAAAATTTTTTAAAAATGCAACGTTTTCCTTTGACCGTTTGTTTTATATATGAGGACCTCAAAAAAGTAAAAAATGCCGAACTTTTTCGGCATTTTTTTGTTTTCGCAACTTATTATCCTATATATTGGACTTAGGTTGTGATATAATTTAATCAAGTAAAAGTTTAAGTGGGGTGAAAA from the Hominilimicola fabiformis genome contains:
- a CDS encoding ATP-binding protein, with product MNDKKFENVRSGKSFWYKEIIFGIIFLIIVFVGSAQVDKKAAKSQVNSTISYVKTQCSIYARYNDATETKTLMRVIVNTQQVNRDIEFCGSELDVEALKKYASEQRLTGIIVMDENGKVEEECSSDGLNSESLKKYIQKTAVLDVAKYPKKTYTAHIDFADGSYVNLASQGRIDKTGVIVGFHHTNAEYAKNYNLTVQSLLSGYDTYRDGIIAITDGHKIVASNDESMVGKNVKENEVVRKLRNNGKIGKLVRVQNKFEGYYGSMDKSRDYYIYVYLPECTVFEIVPRNILYALAMYITLLIIIQLIKQSSERKYLVEQNKREKEYKEKLMESAKKAEQANTAKTEFLQRMSHDIRTPINGIRGMIELADYYSDDLQKQEECRKKIWDASGLLLELINEVLDMGKLESGEILLEEREFNLKKLLGDIVNVVEKQSKEHQLEIVQCDYQIEHWNLIGSPIHIKRMLMNILSNAVKYNRYNGKIILDCREVSCIGNVALIEFICKDTGIGMSKEFQEHIFEPFAQEFNSARSSFGGTGLGMPIAKSLVETMGGNIEFESEKNVGTTFRLKIPFKIDDCVHIEEPTEEEHNVSIEGVRVLVAEDNDLNMEITEFVLSSVGAVVIKASNGQEAIEIFEKSEVGEIDIILMDVMMPGVDGLAATRIIRSMSREDAKTIPIIAMTANAFSEDRLRAVEAGMNEHLAKPLESTVIIKTIAKYLKEE
- a CDS encoding phosphatase PAP2 family protein → MIQTVDFLILDLIQNKLRCKFLDSLMVKFSSLGDGGIVWIAISFLLICYKKYRQAGILILVGLIMGVLIGNCLLKNIICRPRPCWINRAVSLLIPIPYDYSFPSCHTMSSFIAAAVLLHTDIMFAYPAFLLASVIAFSRLYLYVHYPSDIIGGIALGTIIAHFVCLL
- a CDS encoding glycoside hydrolase family 27 protein, whose translation is MKAKLTKPPMGWNSWDCYGASVTEEEVRRNAEYMAKNLKEFGWEYVVVDIQWFEPNAKSADYNKNASLIMDEYSRLMPAVNRFPSAEGGKGFKPLADYVHSLGLKFGIHILRGIPKQAVRQNTKILGTTHTAAEIADFGSVCDWNGDMCGVDMSRDGAQEYYNSIIKMYAEWGVDFIKVDDIARPYHKAEIEGVQNAIQASGRDIILSLSPGEAPLKEAKHLNEYAHMWRMTDDFWDGWEQLKKMFDYCRNWFPYVCDGGYPDCDMLPLGRIGIRSHGGDRMTNFTRDEQRMMMTLWSMFRSPLMFGGDMVYNDEFTLSLMTNKTIIEIDQNGYAGREVYRKGNEIVWAANGKDGKYYVAQFNIGEEEITAKTDLAFVGIMPNENVKITEVWENKKAELNDNTIISTVPPHGVKLFEIVL
- a CDS encoding substrate-binding periplasmic protein, encoding MGGKRSIISLIIVCLIGCMLCGCDKKQDTEKEIGKNAPKIVVGSDNYPPFNYIDENGKPTGIDVDIATEAFKRLGYRVEFVNIEWEDKKNLVENGDIDCIWGCFSIKGRENDYKWTKPYMVSRQVVAVNKSSNIYSLSDLEGKIIAVQSTTKPEEIFLNRTDSKIPEVKEVFSVEDREQIYKYLGKGYVDAISAHETAIRQYMQDYDMDYRILDESIFVTGIGAAFAINDDRGIEEKLSEKFDEMQKDGTMEIIVSKYLSNAYKYLEVDSLE
- a CDS encoding AraC family transcriptional regulator; amino-acid sequence: MEVLQSNTADNIYFWIEDKEQGNVNPIYESHGAYEIYIVCNGERRMYLGNVLYKVGTGDALMISASTPHRSFGDGAFSGICIEFSDAYIKEHFTKSQYDKITECFKTPLISLPPNLLPIIRTYSLTAYNNVDMRNDCMLAIVDILYKHIPFSNPNAKRTFDSDLSTIGNYIQKNYLEIKGLDALSEHFGITKSHLCRVFKEHTGITITHYINALKIQRACLLLCESKIPIHDIYKMCGYDNSQYFNRVFKNMKEVTPNQFRQQSRAIKMWKY
- a CDS encoding sodium:solute symporter family protein, which encodes MEQNLHQTQTVTVIALIIFALIMIAIGIFSARKTKTMDGFLLGGRKIGAWVSAFAYGTSYFSAVIFVGYAGQHGWNIGLGSIWIGIGNAIFGCLLAWMLLAKRTRTMTHTLKSKTMPEFFEGRFNSTKMKVFAAIIIFVFLVPYSAAVYKGLGSMFTTIFPTVSVNTWMLVIAVLTAIYLVLGGYVATAYTDFVQGIIMIVGVFAMVVAIVKNPNVGGFSHFFSNLASVADNGDKITGAQLTSWYGGANWKFLCVNILLTSFGTWGLPQMVSKYYAVKDIKSIHKATVISTVFALIIGAGAYFVGSLSRLVLNNQLPEGGVDAVIPNTLLTALGDPNIVTTIILAVILILLLSASMSTLSSIVLSSASAISVDLIPAVNKNYSGKNQMILTRALCLLFVALSYIFATGNITIIVNIMSFSWGIVSGCFIGPYIWGIYSKKTTKAGAWAGMILGFLTVAVTTIVLTSMNNASCDTVYEAFKLAAKKAPEMGVAAMAVSLAAVPVVSMFTKKYDDKFLDGVFAKNADED